A genomic region of Brevibacillus sp. JNUCC-41 contains the following coding sequences:
- the safA gene encoding SafA/ExsA family spore coat assembly protein — MKIHIVQKGDTLWKLAKKYGVSFEELKKVNTQLSNPDMMMPGMKIKIPGTSGAVIKETGKPNVNIQSGMKESQIQPQPNQSANMKEQQIMKKPAVKEQPKFQLPVKEQPKFQQPVKEQPNIQKPMKEKQIVPQPVKKEKQIAQPKPIIKEKQVIVPKEVPVPMPVIPEIDVNNYYMVNMTNMSVQKPPAPPPLPKKKEKPAVTKKKKKPAVQPAQEYSEPVDDCIPVTPILPGSGYCIQPPPWAHMNGMQAPYQGAQGYQAAPEMQGYPMMEESSEIFEESSDMQMMDQGFVQGASMNATSPQHYPYQASAPVPHHYYGGMNQQAHAAGSYMQQGYESPGESPSLYNQNFPQHYSQTAGEEDCGCNKGLLGTYGPEVKGQYQGNKKMDANAHHHPDYHQYQSVQSHAPYPGVSPKESQMGIAMPSQYEDESEESYDGFMMMGGQNPGQPGMMMGGQNPGQPGMMMGGQNPGQPGMMMGGQNPGQPGMMMGGQNPGQPGMMMGGQNPGQPGMMMGGQNPGQPGMMMGGQNPGQPGMMMDGQNPGQPGMMMGGQNPGQSGMMMGGQNPGQSGMMMGGQNPGQPGMMGGQNPDQPGMMMGGQNPGQSGMMMGGQNPGQSGMMMGGQNPGQSGMMMGGQNPGQSGMMMGGQNPGQPGMMPGQFDGQPGMMPGQFGGQPGMMPGQFDGQPGMMPGQFGGQPGMMPGQFGGQPGMMPGQFGGQPGMMPGQFGGQPGMMPGQFGGQPGMMPGQFGGQPGMMPGQFGGQRDMMRGQLGGQPEAMLPGQMGGQPGQFGGVRAPETFGIPTYVDESDDY; from the coding sequence GTGAAAATTCATATAGTCCAAAAAGGCGATACACTTTGGAAACTCGCCAAAAAATACGGCGTCAGTTTTGAAGAACTTAAAAAAGTTAACACGCAATTGAGCAACCCGGACATGATGATGCCCGGAATGAAAATTAAAATACCAGGGACATCCGGAGCAGTAATTAAAGAAACGGGTAAACCAAACGTGAATATTCAGTCGGGAATGAAAGAATCCCAAATTCAACCGCAACCGAATCAGTCAGCAAATATGAAAGAGCAGCAAATTATGAAAAAACCGGCTGTTAAAGAACAGCCAAAATTTCAACTGCCGGTAAAAGAACAGCCGAAATTTCAACAGCCTGTAAAAGAGCAGCCAAACATTCAAAAACCAATGAAAGAGAAGCAGATCGTTCCACAGCCGGTTAAGAAAGAGAAGCAGATCGCTCAGCCAAAGCCAATCATTAAAGAGAAGCAAGTAATCGTTCCAAAAGAAGTGCCGGTGCCCATGCCGGTGATCCCGGAGATTGACGTCAATAATTATTATATGGTCAACATGACCAATATGAGTGTGCAAAAGCCTCCAGCACCACCACCTTTACCGAAGAAAAAAGAAAAGCCTGCAGTGACCAAAAAGAAGAAAAAGCCAGCTGTACAGCCAGCTCAGGAATATAGTGAGCCGGTGGATGATTGTATTCCAGTAACGCCAATCTTGCCTGGAAGCGGTTATTGCATTCAGCCGCCACCATGGGCGCATATGAATGGCATGCAAGCACCATATCAAGGTGCACAAGGGTATCAGGCGGCTCCGGAAATGCAAGGTTATCCAATGATGGAAGAGAGCTCTGAAATTTTTGAGGAATCTTCTGACATGCAAATGATGGATCAAGGATTCGTCCAAGGGGCGAGCATGAATGCAACAAGCCCGCAACATTATCCATATCAAGCCTCCGCACCGGTTCCGCACCATTATTATGGAGGGATGAATCAACAAGCTCATGCAGCAGGTTCATATATGCAACAAGGTTATGAGTCACCAGGCGAATCGCCTTCTTTATACAATCAAAACTTCCCTCAGCATTATTCCCAGACTGCTGGTGAGGAGGATTGCGGCTGTAATAAGGGGTTACTTGGAACTTATGGGCCGGAAGTGAAGGGGCAGTATCAAGGGAACAAGAAAATGGATGCCAATGCACATCACCATCCAGATTATCACCAATATCAATCCGTTCAATCACATGCCCCATACCCAGGGGTGTCACCAAAAGAGTCTCAGATGGGAATAGCGATGCCATCCCAATATGAAGATGAGTCAGAAGAATCATATGATGGATTCATGATGATGGGCGGCCAAAACCCAGGTCAGCCGGGTATGATGATGGGCGGCCAAAACCCAGGCCAGCCAGGTATGATGATGGGCGGCCAAAACCCAGGCCAGCCAGGTATGATGATGGGCGGCCAAAACCCAGGCCAGCCAGGTATGATGATGGGCGGCCAAAACCCAGGCCAGCCAGGTATGATGATGGGCGGCCAAAACCCAGGCCAGCCAGGTATGATGATGGGCGGCCAAAACCCAGGCCAGCCAGGTATGATGATGGGCGGCCAAAACCCAGGCCAGCCAGGTATGATGATGGACGGCCAAAACCCAGGCCAGCCAGGTATGATGATGGGCGGTCAAAACCCAGGTCAGTCAGGTATGATGATGGGCGGTCAAAATCCAGGTCAGTCAGGTATGATGATGGGCGGTCAAAACCCAGGCCAGCCAGGTATGATGGGCGGCCAAAACCCAGATCAGCCAGGTATGATGATGGGCGGTCAAAACCCAGGTCAGTCAGGTATGATGATGGGGGGCCAAAACCCAGGTCAGTCAGGTATGATGATGGGCGGCCAAAACCCAGGTCAGTCAGGTATGATGATGGGCGGTCAAAACCCAGGTCAGTCAGGTATGATGATGGGCGGTCAAAACCCAGGCCAGCCAGGAATGATGCCGGGACAGTTTGATGGTCAGCCAGGAATGATGCCGGGACAGTTTGGTGGTCAGCCAGGAATGATGCCGGGACAGTTTGATGGTCAGCCAGGAATGATGCCGGGACAGTTTGGTGGTCAGCCAGGAATGATGCCGGGACAGTTTGGTGGCCAGCCAGGAATGATGCCGGGACAATTTGGTGGTCAGCCAGGAATGATGCCGGGACAATTTGGTGGTCAGCCAGGAATGATGCCGGGACAGTTTGGTGGCCAGCCAGGAATGATGCCGGGACAGTTTGGTGGTCAGCCAGGAATGATGCCGGGGCAATTTGGTGGTCAGCGAGACATGATGCGCGGCCAGCTTGGTGGTCAGCCGGAAGCTATGTTACCTGGACAAATGGGAGGCCAGCCAGGCCAATTCGGGGGCGTCCGTGCGCCTGAAACATTTGGGATACCGACATATGTAGATGAAAGCGATGACTACTAA
- the ypfJ gene encoding KPN_02809 family neutral zinc metallopeptidase, which yields MKWKGRQGSTNVKDKRGMSGKGMAGIGGGIGLVIVLIVTLLGGNPSELLGSLNSTESNNGGSYVETDEEKELAQFVSVVLAETEQVWTEEFRKNGLEYKEPNLVLYSGSVESACGVAASSVGPFYCPGDMKLYIDLSFYQELKQEFQAPGDFAMAYVIAHEVGHHVQTLLGTTEKEMPDRSKVSETEYNRFSVRLELQADYLAGVWAHHVQGENLLEEGDLEEALNAASGVGDDRIQERAQGYVVPDSFTHGTSEQRKRWFTKGFKSGDMNEGNTFKANNL from the coding sequence ATGAAATGGAAAGGTAGACAGGGCAGCACGAACGTCAAAGACAAAAGAGGCATGAGCGGAAAAGGCATGGCCGGAATCGGCGGAGGTATCGGATTGGTAATTGTCTTGATCGTGACGCTCCTTGGCGGTAATCCAAGCGAATTGCTAGGCAGCTTGAATTCCACTGAATCGAACAATGGCGGCTCTTATGTCGAAACTGATGAGGAGAAGGAACTTGCGCAGTTCGTATCTGTCGTCCTTGCAGAAACGGAGCAGGTCTGGACAGAAGAATTCCGTAAAAATGGGCTGGAATATAAGGAACCGAACCTTGTCCTGTATTCGGGCAGTGTCGAATCGGCATGCGGGGTGGCAGCTTCTTCGGTAGGGCCATTTTATTGTCCGGGTGACATGAAACTATATATTGATCTCAGCTTTTATCAAGAGTTAAAGCAAGAATTCCAGGCACCCGGGGATTTCGCCATGGCCTATGTCATTGCCCACGAAGTCGGACATCACGTTCAGACACTTTTAGGGACAACGGAAAAAGAAATGCCCGATCGTTCAAAGGTCAGCGAGACCGAATATAATAGGTTTTCTGTCCGTCTTGAATTACAGGCCGATTATTTGGCTGGAGTTTGGGCACATCATGTCCAAGGAGAGAATTTGCTTGAAGAAGGCGATCTTGAGGAGGCCTTGAATGCAGCAAGTGGTGTGGGGGATGACCGTATCCAAGAAAGGGCACAAGGTTATGTGGTGCCAGACAGCTTCACGCATGGTACTTCCGAACAGAGGAAACGGTGGTTCACTAAAGGATTTAAATCCGGTGATATGAATGAAGGCAATACTTTTAAAGCGAATAACCTTTAA
- the nadA gene encoding quinolinate synthase NadA encodes MNILEMAKTAGNALPEKYKTMTKEEMENRVLDIKKRLGNRLYIPGHHYQREEVIQFSDSTGDSLQLAQLSAQNREADYIVFCGVHFMAETADILTEEGQTVILPDMRAGCSMADMADIEQTERAWTKLQDLFGDTILPLTYVNSTAAIKAFVGKNGGATVTSSNAQGMVSWALSQKERILFLPDQHLGRNTAFDLGIPLNEMAVWDPHKDELIYEGELEDLKVLLWKGHCSVHENFTTANIETLRAEQPEMNIIVHPECRREVVALSDYAGSTSYIINMIEKAEPGSSWAIGTEMNLVKRLIANNPDKNIISLNPNMCPCLTMNRIDLPHLLWALESIEKGIIINPIKVEKSIADNAILALNRMLERV; translated from the coding sequence ATGAATATATTGGAGATGGCTAAAACAGCAGGAAATGCATTGCCTGAAAAATATAAAACGATGACAAAAGAAGAGATGGAGAATCGGGTCCTTGATATTAAGAAACGACTGGGGAACCGTCTTTATATTCCAGGTCATCATTATCAACGGGAGGAAGTCATTCAATTTTCAGATTCAACGGGGGATTCACTTCAATTGGCCCAGCTTTCCGCGCAAAATCGTGAAGCGGATTATATCGTGTTCTGTGGCGTGCATTTCATGGCTGAAACAGCCGATATTTTGACAGAAGAAGGGCAGACGGTTATCCTACCTGACATGCGTGCAGGCTGCTCCATGGCAGATATGGCGGATATTGAACAAACGGAACGGGCATGGACAAAGCTTCAGGATTTATTTGGCGATACGATCCTTCCGCTAACTTATGTGAATTCCACTGCGGCCATCAAAGCTTTTGTAGGGAAAAATGGTGGGGCGACGGTGACGTCTTCCAATGCACAAGGGATGGTCTCGTGGGCCCTCTCGCAAAAAGAAAGAATCCTATTTCTTCCCGATCAGCATCTTGGGAGGAACACTGCCTTTGACCTTGGGATCCCATTGAATGAAATGGCTGTCTGGGATCCGCATAAAGATGAATTGATCTATGAAGGGGAACTGGAAGATCTGAAGGTACTTCTTTGGAAAGGACATTGTTCAGTCCATGAAAATTTCACTACGGCAAATATTGAAACGCTTAGAGCGGAGCAGCCTGAAATGAATATCATCGTTCATCCCGAATGTCGCCGTGAGGTAGTGGCCCTGTCAGATTATGCGGGTTCGACATCGTACATCATAAATATGATCGAAAAAGCCGAACCAGGCAGTTCTTGGGCAATCGGCACGGAAATGAACCTTGTCAAGCGTCTTATCGCCAATAATCCTGACAAGAACATCATCTCGTTAAATCCGAATATGTGTCCATGTCTTACAATGAACCGGATTGATCTGCCTCACCTGCTATGGGCGCTTGAATCCATTGAAAAAGGTATCATCATCAATCCGATAAAAGTGGAGAAAAGCATTGCGGATAATGCCATCCTAGCATTAAACAGAATGCTGGAGCGCGTTTGA
- the nadC gene encoding carboxylating nicotinate-nucleotide diphosphorylase: MNILKLKQMLQQFLMEDIGECDVTSDTIFDQGEQGTLTFIAKEGGVFSGGDVIKTGFALLDKQIEVFLFVQDGEFFEKGQQLAKMTGDMASLLKGERVILNLVQRMSGIATQAHKAAMILAGTKTRACDTRKTTPGLRMLEKYAVRSGGAFNHRYGLYDAVMIKDNHISFAGSITKAVQTVKSKLGHTIKVEVETESPQQVLEAVEAGADIIMFDNRSPEEIKQLIKLVPAHIITEASGGIHLDNLASYRETGVDYISLGSLTHSVRALDISAKVKEGEEILK; encoded by the coding sequence ATGAATATATTGAAGCTTAAGCAGATGCTGCAACAATTTTTAATGGAAGATATAGGGGAATGCGATGTAACGAGTGATACGATTTTTGATCAAGGTGAACAAGGAACTTTGACATTCATCGCCAAAGAAGGAGGGGTCTTTAGTGGAGGGGACGTCATCAAGACGGGATTTGCATTGTTGGATAAGCAAATCGAGGTTTTCCTTTTTGTTCAAGATGGCGAATTTTTCGAAAAAGGACAGCAGCTTGCGAAAATGACCGGCGATATGGCCTCCCTTTTAAAAGGGGAACGGGTAATTTTGAATTTAGTGCAGCGTATGTCCGGCATTGCGACACAGGCTCATAAAGCTGCCATGATTTTGGCGGGGACGAAGACGAGAGCTTGTGATACGAGGAAAACAACACCAGGCCTGCGGATGCTTGAAAAATATGCGGTCCGTTCCGGCGGGGCATTCAATCACCGATATGGTCTTTATGATGCAGTCATGATAAAGGACAACCATATTTCTTTCGCTGGGTCCATAACGAAAGCGGTCCAAACGGTAAAATCCAAACTGGGACATACCATTAAAGTGGAAGTGGAAACGGAATCACCACAACAGGTACTTGAAGCAGTGGAAGCCGGTGCAGATATCATCATGTTCGATAACCGGAGCCCCGAAGAAATCAAGCAACTGATTAAATTGGTTCCCGCCCACATCATAACGGAAGCTTCAGGAGGGATCCATTTAGACAATCTAGCCTCATATCGGGAAACAGGGGTAGATTATATTTCGTTGGGCAGCTTGACGCACAGTGTCAGAGCACTTGATATTAGCGCAAAGGTCAAAGAGGGGGAGGAGATATTGAAATGA
- the nadB gene encoding L-aspartate oxidase, which translates to MVKAEIIVIGSGIAALKTALEASEHKHVILITKSNIRHGNSYLAQGGIAAALSDRDRVSFHKKDTLAAGQRYNKVKAVEKLVEEAPSVIAELIDSGMRFDHDDDGTLLLGMEGAHSERRILHSHGDATGKYMMEHLIGCLKKSSITVMENVAAVELIIGQDDTCIGVKTLDKAGELVAYHAEQTVLATGGCGSLYHFTSNSQTVSGDGIALAFKAGAKVRDMEFIQFHPTLLFVNGKAKGLVSEAVRGDGARLVTEMGRPIMEDVHSLKDLAPRHIVAQTIFSYLQRGEKIFLDISMIKDFKNRFPTVSSLCEKSGLDLHLGKIPVAPGNHFLMGGIEVDEAGQTSVPSLYAVGEVACTGVHGANRLASNSLLEGLVFGNALGRFLAKVPARSIPEEKEQSKSSSQIPFLPDLTTLREKLMNEAGIVRNETGLTRLKDYLETFPIEKLLHMEVTALSIQEITKINAIIVAWLIAESALTRTESRGGHFRSDYPDEDDAKWLENSVILACKDVKNRVKGRRLYEYIEA; encoded by the coding sequence ATGGTAAAAGCGGAAATCATCGTGATAGGCAGTGGGATTGCTGCCTTGAAAACGGCATTGGAAGCAAGTGAACATAAGCATGTGATACTCATCACAAAATCAAATATCCGTCATGGTAATTCTTATTTAGCCCAGGGCGGGATTGCCGCAGCATTATCTGATCGTGACCGAGTATCCTTTCATAAAAAAGATACGCTGGCAGCTGGTCAGCGATATAACAAGGTGAAGGCAGTGGAAAAGCTCGTTGAAGAGGCACCTTCTGTTATAGCTGAACTTATTGATTCGGGTATGCGATTTGACCATGATGATGACGGAACTCTATTGCTTGGCATGGAGGGCGCCCACAGTGAACGAAGAATCCTCCACAGTCACGGGGATGCTACAGGAAAGTACATGATGGAACATCTTATAGGGTGCTTGAAAAAATCATCGATTACTGTGATGGAGAATGTTGCTGCAGTGGAGTTGATCATCGGGCAAGATGATACTTGCATAGGCGTCAAAACACTTGATAAGGCAGGGGAACTTGTTGCCTATCATGCGGAACAGACGGTTTTGGCTACAGGCGGCTGTGGTTCCCTATACCATTTCACTTCAAATTCACAAACGGTTTCAGGTGATGGAATCGCACTTGCATTCAAGGCCGGTGCAAAAGTTCGTGATATGGAATTCATACAATTCCATCCGACCTTGCTTTTTGTGAATGGCAAAGCGAAAGGGCTCGTTTCAGAAGCGGTTCGCGGGGATGGAGCGAGATTAGTGACGGAAATGGGAAGGCCGATCATGGAGGATGTCCATAGCTTGAAAGATCTAGCACCAAGGCATATTGTTGCACAGACGATTTTTTCTTATTTGCAGCGCGGTGAAAAGATATTTTTGGATATTTCGATGATTAAGGATTTTAAAAATCGTTTTCCGACAGTGAGCTCATTATGTGAAAAAAGCGGGCTGGACCTTCATTTGGGGAAAATCCCGGTTGCACCAGGAAACCATTTTCTAATGGGAGGGATTGAAGTGGATGAAGCGGGGCAAACCTCAGTGCCCTCTTTGTATGCAGTTGGTGAAGTGGCATGCACTGGTGTACATGGTGCAAACCGATTGGCAAGCAACTCCCTTCTCGAAGGATTGGTTTTTGGAAATGCGCTTGGCCGTTTCCTTGCTAAAGTCCCGGCAAGGTCGATACCGGAAGAAAAAGAGCAGTCCAAGAGTTCCAGTCAAATTCCCTTTCTACCTGATCTTACGACATTGCGGGAAAAATTAATGAACGAAGCGGGAATCGTTCGAAATGAAACGGGTTTAACTCGACTGAAGGATTATCTTGAGACATTTCCTATCGAAAAATTGCTGCATATGGAAGTAACGGCATTATCGATACAAGAAATAACGAAAATCAACGCCATCATCGTGGCTTGGCTGATTGCCGAATCCGCATTGACCAGAACGGAAAGCAGGGGCGGCCATTTCCGCAGTGACTATCCTGACGAAGATGACGCAAAATGGCTTGAGAATTCGGTTATCCTTGCTTGCAAGGATGTAAAAAACCGAGTGAAAGGGAGACGACTATATGAATATATTGAAGCTTAA
- a CDS encoding IscS subfamily cysteine desulfurase, with amino-acid sequence MIYLDYAATTPIDEEALDVFSQAARKFFGNASSLHDIGSEAARLLDMSRQQLAEMLNIKKEGIIFTSGGSESNMLAIDTFIASKPSWQNHLIVSRTEHASLANFVEKLEQEGFEVTYLRHLEDGRVDIEHLQECMSEKTCLVIVQHVNSEIGVIQPIEQISEIVRKHQAFFHVDCVQSFAKVPLGKIAASCDGLSVSSHKVYGPKGIGAVIFPAIHQLKPSVPNITHEYGFRPGTVDVPGIASFVTAAKKLGDIMEDERKRISTLRMQLIRLLTERKINFQIIEAKNEQLPHILGLTFAGLQGQYIMLELNQKGFAVSTGSACQIGKQDPSKTMMAIGKSEDEAHQFVRLSFGKNTTADDIHKLADCIEGIAAIR; translated from the coding sequence TTGATTTATTTGGATTACGCTGCTACAACTCCGATTGATGAGGAGGCTCTCGACGTATTCAGCCAAGCAGCCCGGAAGTTTTTCGGGAATGCGAGCAGTTTGCATGATATTGGCTCTGAAGCGGCACGTTTATTGGATATGTCACGGCAGCAACTCGCAGAAATGCTGAACATAAAAAAGGAAGGAATCATCTTTACGAGCGGCGGATCGGAAAGCAATATGCTTGCGATCGATACATTCATCGCTTCGAAACCCTCCTGGCAGAACCACTTGATTGTAAGCCGAACTGAACATGCATCTCTTGCCAATTTCGTGGAAAAACTTGAACAAGAAGGATTCGAGGTTACTTATTTACGGCATTTGGAAGATGGCCGGGTTGATATTGAACATCTGCAGGAATGTATGTCGGAGAAAACATGCTTGGTCATTGTCCAGCATGTGAATTCGGAAATCGGGGTCATTCAACCCATTGAGCAAATAAGTGAAATCGTTCGAAAACACCAGGCTTTTTTTCATGTGGATTGTGTCCAATCATTTGCTAAAGTACCGCTTGGGAAGATAGCTGCCTCATGTGATGGACTATCCGTTTCCAGTCATAAAGTTTATGGTCCAAAAGGGATTGGGGCCGTCATTTTCCCGGCCATCCATCAGTTGAAGCCTTCGGTACCGAATATCACTCATGAATATGGTTTCAGACCAGGAACAGTGGATGTCCCCGGAATTGCTTCCTTCGTAACCGCTGCCAAGAAATTGGGGGATATCATGGAAGATGAACGAAAACGGATTTCCACACTTAGGATGCAATTGATCCGACTGCTAACGGAAAGGAAAATCAATTTTCAAATCATCGAAGCAAAAAACGAGCAATTGCCTCACATTCTGGGGCTGACCTTCGCTGGATTGCAAGGTCAGTACATCATGCTGGAATTAAATCAGAAAGGATTCGCTGTTTCGACGGGAAGCGCCTGTCAAATCGGTAAACAGGATCCTTCAAAAACGATGATGGCCATTGGGAAAAGTGAAGATGAAGCCCATCAATTCGTCCGCCTTTCCTTTGGCAAAAACACGACGGCCGACGACATTCACAAGTTGGCGGACTGCATCGAAGGAATAGCTGCCATTCGATAA
- a CDS encoding transcription repressor NadR, translating to MERKKLLGEERRTKLLHLLQTSSEPVTGSELSQITNVSRQVIVGDITLLKARNEPIIATSQGYLYLQTGSTQKPERIIACQHDPSRTQEELYLLVDIGITVKDVKIEHPVYGDLTASIMVSSRKEVQQFLSRVTATNASFLSELTSGIHLHTLSAASEELLDEAECALRDAGILVD from the coding sequence ATGGAAAGAAAAAAATTACTCGGGGAAGAAAGACGGACGAAACTCTTACATTTATTGCAAACAAGCTCAGAGCCTGTAACGGGCAGCGAGCTTTCGCAGATAACGAATGTAAGCCGGCAGGTTATCGTTGGTGACATAACCCTACTCAAAGCGCGGAATGAACCTATCATTGCCACAAGCCAAGGCTATCTGTACTTACAAACGGGGAGCACGCAAAAGCCGGAAAGGATCATTGCTTGCCAACACGATCCTTCCCGGACCCAAGAAGAGCTATATTTACTTGTGGATATCGGCATCACGGTGAAAGATGTCAAAATCGAGCACCCCGTATACGGCGACCTAACCGCTTCCATCATGGTCAGCAGCCGGAAGGAAGTCCAGCAATTCCTTTCAAGGGTGACGGCAACGAACGCATCTTTTTTATCGGAACTGACGAGCGGCATTCATCTCCATACACTGAGCGCAGCATCTGAAGAACTGCTCGACGAAGCGGAGTGTGCTTTAAGGGATGCTGGCATTTTAGTCGATTGA
- the pheA gene encoding prephenate dehydratase, translating into MTSKIAFLGPKATFTDLAVSRLFPNDIKIPMNTIPDCLDAVRDGEVNHALVPIENALEGSVNITMDYLVHEVTLPMKGEVTIPIQQHYMVHPDHAYPGFKPDMVYSHSHAIAQCRKFLHNELRGVPYEYVTSTAAAAKMVMENPDINIAAIANDMAAEEYGLTIVKQNIHDYEHNHTKFIVVSNSEVDFEGHLTVEGDKKTTLMIQLPADHSGQLHQVLSAFSWRKLNLSKIESRPMKTGLGNYFFIIDIEMSLDDVLIPGAISELEALGCTVSIMGSYSCFKVQTGIPQR; encoded by the coding sequence ATGACATCAAAAATTGCATTTCTTGGACCAAAAGCAACATTCACGGATTTAGCTGTATCGCGACTATTTCCTAATGATATAAAAATACCGATGAACACGATTCCGGACTGCCTTGATGCTGTTCGGGACGGGGAAGTGAATCACGCGCTCGTGCCGATCGAGAATGCTTTGGAGGGTTCGGTAAATATAACGATGGATTACTTAGTCCATGAAGTCACATTACCGATGAAAGGCGAAGTCACGATTCCAATCCAACAGCATTATATGGTGCATCCGGATCATGCATATCCTGGTTTCAAACCTGACATGGTTTATTCGCATTCCCATGCCATTGCTCAATGCCGCAAATTTCTACATAATGAGCTAAGGGGTGTTCCATATGAGTATGTCACATCCACTGCAGCCGCTGCGAAGATGGTGATGGAGAATCCCGATATCAATATTGCTGCGATTGCAAATGATATGGCTGCGGAAGAGTACGGTTTGACGATTGTAAAACAAAATATTCACGATTACGAACATAATCACACCAAGTTTATCGTCGTATCCAACAGTGAAGTCGACTTTGAAGGGCATTTGACCGTTGAAGGGGACAAGAAAACGACCTTGATGATTCAGCTGCCTGCTGACCACTCAGGGCAGCTGCACCAAGTCCTTTCCGCTTTTTCCTGGAGGAAACTTAACCTTTCCAAGATTGAATCGAGACCAATGAAAACAGGATTGGGCAATTACTTCTTCATCATCGACATCGAAATGTCCCTTGATGATGTCCTCATCCCAGGAGCGATCTCTGAGCTCGAGGCATTAGGATGTACGGTTTCGATCATGGGAAGCTATTCATGCTTTAAAGTCCAAACAGGTATACCGCAACGATGA
- a CDS encoding ACT domain-containing protein, protein MNKADQKFFLVREDVLPEAMKKTLDAKEMIERGKAESVWEAVQRVDLSRSAFYKYRDTVFPFHTVVKEKLITLFFYLEDRSGTLSELLRLVASSGCNIMTIHQTIPLQGRANVTLSLNTGGMTMDIDDLLTKLRKMEFVEKVEIIGNGA, encoded by the coding sequence TTGAATAAGGCCGATCAGAAATTTTTCCTCGTTCGAGAGGATGTCCTTCCCGAAGCGATGAAAAAAACGCTGGATGCAAAAGAAATGATTGAACGGGGAAAAGCAGAATCAGTTTGGGAAGCGGTACAGCGGGTGGACCTAAGCAGGAGTGCATTTTACAAATACCGTGACACGGTTTTTCCGTTTCATACAGTTGTTAAGGAAAAGCTGATTACACTGTTCTTCTATCTCGAAGATCGTTCTGGTACTCTATCGGAGCTCTTACGGCTCGTCGCCTCATCCGGTTGCAACATCATGACCATCCACCAAACGATTCCTTTGCAGGGACGTGCAAATGTCACCCTATCCCTTAATACGGGCGGGATGACGATGGATATTGATGATCTGCTCACTAAACTGCGTAAAATGGAGTTCGTCGAAAAAGTCGAAATCATTGGTAACGGCGCATGA